In Synechococcus sp. RS9909, one genomic interval encodes:
- a CDS encoding DUF6629 family protein, protein MCFSASASFTASAVLMPLGLYSHHLASRHERPDYKPLALVPFFFGVQQFVEGLEWTALDRGGIEPLATAAALGFLFFAYCFWMIWIPWSAWSISRSTDSKGLQHRLKWVAIVATVIGVGFYLPVLFNPPAVQPAVHSTGRLLYDVSNLGSIVHNFLNTEPVGQLTYWAFIVLPLIALNDRAVKLFGVLIFVSIFLTWLTYSATFNSVWCFYCAVLSIVVLWIVNRPHLRRA, encoded by the coding sequence ATGTGCTTTTCGGCTTCCGCCAGTTTCACCGCCTCTGCGGTGCTGATGCCTCTGGGTTTGTACTCCCACCATCTGGCCTCTCGTCATGAACGCCCGGATTACAAACCTCTGGCCTTGGTGCCCTTCTTCTTCGGGGTGCAGCAGTTCGTGGAGGGCTTGGAGTGGACCGCGCTCGATCGCGGCGGAATTGAACCACTCGCCACGGCAGCTGCCTTGGGATTTCTCTTTTTCGCCTACTGCTTCTGGATGATCTGGATCCCCTGGAGTGCCTGGTCGATCAGTCGAAGCACCGATTCCAAGGGGCTCCAGCATCGATTGAAATGGGTGGCGATCGTCGCCACAGTGATTGGCGTTGGTTTCTATCTACCGGTGCTGTTTAATCCTCCGGCTGTGCAGCCCGCCGTGCACAGCACCGGGCGCCTGCTTTACGACGTCTCCAACCTGGGCAGCATTGTTCACAACTTCCTCAACACCGAGCCTGTTGGGCAGCTCACCTACTGGGCCTTTATCGTGCTGCCCTTGATCGCCCTCAATGACCGAGCCGTGAAGCTGTTTGGGGTGCTGATCTTCGTCTCGATCTTCCTTACCTGGCTCACCTACAGCGCCACCTTCAATTCCGTGTGGTGCTTCTACTGCGCCGTGCTCTCGATTGTGGTGCTCTGGATTGTGAATCGGCCGCACCTGCGTCGTGCCTGA
- a CDS encoding triacylglycerol lipase, with amino-acid sequence MAGSSVNGSVKQPRPLVLVHGLWDTPHLFHRLVRQLEDHRVPLLVPHLPHRLGAIPLRSLAEQLDGHIQAQWGADRPIDILGFSMGGIISRVWLQELGGASRTHRFISVGSPQRGTLTAQWIPRWLFAGLADMKRGSRLLRHLNADPSSLRRLACASFYCRWDLMVFPGWQAVLPLGTQHAVPVLTHQQLMAHPRALELLTQTILSD; translated from the coding sequence TTGGCCGGCTCCTCGGTGAACGGCTCGGTGAAACAGCCCAGACCCCTCGTGCTGGTGCACGGTCTCTGGGATACGCCCCACCTGTTCCATCGACTGGTGCGGCAGCTGGAGGACCACCGGGTGCCTCTGCTGGTGCCCCATCTACCCCACCGCCTTGGCGCGATCCCCCTGCGCAGCCTCGCCGAGCAGTTGGATGGTCACATCCAGGCCCAGTGGGGTGCGGATCGCCCGATCGACATCCTCGGCTTCTCGATGGGGGGAATCATCAGCCGTGTGTGGTTGCAGGAGCTGGGCGGTGCCAGCCGCACCCATCGCTTCATCAGCGTCGGCAGCCCCCAGCGCGGCACGCTGACGGCGCAGTGGATTCCCCGGTGGTTGTTTGCAGGTCTGGCCGACATGAAGCGGGGCAGTCGTCTGCTGCGGCACCTCAATGCGGATCCCTCCAGCCTCCGCCGCCTTGCGTGCGCCAGTTTCTATTGCCGCTGGGATCTGATGGTGTTTCCTGGATGGCAGGCCGTGTTGCCCCTCGGGACGCAGCACGCGGTTCCGGTGCTGACCCACCAGCAGCTGATGGCCCATCCCCGGGCCCTCGAGCTGCTCACTCAAACGATTCTCAGCGATTGA
- the folB gene encoding dihydroneopterin aldolase, with protein sequence MNDAIHIQDLRVWAHVGVLERERLEGQWFSLDLTLLVDCQAAARSDALTDTADYSLAVQAVQTLASELRCRTIEHFSERVLERLADLYGAVPMRVLLRKTKPPIPGFSGTVAVERHRHWPAPR encoded by the coding sequence ATGAACGACGCGATCCACATCCAGGATCTGCGCGTGTGGGCCCATGTGGGCGTGCTGGAGCGGGAACGCCTGGAAGGGCAATGGTTCAGCCTTGATCTGACCCTCCTGGTGGATTGTCAGGCGGCGGCCCGATCCGACGCCCTCACTGACACAGCCGACTACAGCCTGGCGGTGCAGGCGGTGCAGACGCTGGCGTCGGAGCTCCGCTGCCGCACCATCGAGCACTTCAGTGAAAGGGTGTTGGAGCGTCTGGCCGATCTCTATGGTGCGGTGCCGATGCGCGTGTTGCTGCGCAAAACCAAACCGCCGATTCCAGGATTCAGCGGTACGGTTGCGGTCGAACGGCACCGGCATTGGCCGGCTCCTCGGTGA